A single window of Streptomyces aquilus DNA harbors:
- a CDS encoding acyl carrier protein: MSEQALVVEKLSELPRSERSEYLEDLVVAEFRDVLLMGGDEEFPIDQSYFSLGFTSLRIMEVKTRLEALLGCTLSTNVLFNKPTVENLLEYLADEVLGDLMP, translated from the coding sequence ATGAGCGAACAGGCCCTGGTGGTGGAGAAACTCTCCGAGCTGCCCCGGTCCGAGCGGTCGGAATATCTTGAGGACTTGGTCGTCGCGGAGTTCAGGGATGTTCTCCTCATGGGCGGCGACGAGGAATTTCCCATCGATCAGAGTTACTTCTCCCTCGGGTTCACCTCGCTTCGGATCATGGAAGTGAAAACCCGGCTGGAGGCTCTGCTCGGGTGCACGCTCAGCACGAACGTCCTGTTCAACAAGCCTACCGTCGAGAACCTGCTCGAATACCTGGCCGACGAGGTCCTCGGCGACCTCATGCCGTGA
- a CDS encoding DUF2156 domain-containing protein — MSATSATTLDNPVLRAIKTHTQSDNPSSFLALNTGNSVFTLPGVDGVAIYRRTGRHLVQFGGPFAAPDAYGKLVEGLREYARAEQLQLVSVQLQRPDAEQYREAGFTVNQIGASWAVHLPDFTLRGTRFMQLRNKISRALRNGLTIEEVPAENCEEALETIDRAWLGSKGDHARPLEFLVGQVGGEAQQHRRLFVGSIDGAPVSYISYSPVYGTKAGWMHDLSRRIPNGSPGLMEAINAHAIEKFTAEGVEWLHFGFTPFTGLDEANELPGASPSFQWLMHFLWAEGAALYPAQTQLDYKEKWAPHACLPEYVAFDGPASIASFAHIFRACNAF, encoded by the coding sequence ATGTCGGCGACCAGCGCAACGACCCTGGACAACCCCGTCCTGCGGGCAATCAAGACGCACACCCAATCAGACAACCCCAGCTCTTTCCTGGCCCTCAACACAGGAAACAGCGTCTTCACCCTCCCCGGCGTGGACGGCGTAGCCATCTACCGTCGAACCGGCCGCCACCTCGTCCAGTTCGGCGGCCCGTTCGCCGCACCCGACGCCTACGGCAAGCTGGTGGAGGGCCTGCGCGAGTACGCCCGCGCCGAACAGCTCCAGCTGGTCTCCGTCCAACTCCAGCGCCCCGACGCCGAGCAGTACCGGGAGGCCGGCTTCACGGTCAACCAGATAGGCGCGTCCTGGGCGGTGCACCTGCCCGACTTCACCCTCCGCGGCACGCGCTTCATGCAGCTGCGCAACAAGATCTCCCGGGCTCTGCGCAACGGCCTGACGATCGAGGAGGTCCCGGCGGAGAACTGCGAGGAGGCCCTAGAGACGATCGACAGGGCGTGGCTCGGCTCAAAGGGCGACCACGCGAGGCCGTTGGAGTTCCTGGTGGGCCAGGTAGGAGGCGAAGCCCAACAGCACCGCCGCCTCTTCGTGGGCAGCATCGACGGCGCCCCGGTCAGCTACATCTCCTACTCCCCCGTCTACGGCACCAAGGCCGGCTGGATGCACGACCTGAGCCGCCGCATCCCGAACGGCTCGCCGGGTCTGATGGAGGCCATCAACGCCCACGCGATCGAGAAGTTCACGGCCGAGGGCGTGGAGTGGCTCCACTTCGGCTTCACCCCGTTCACGGGCCTGGACGAGGCGAACGAACTCCCGGGCGCCAGCCCGTCCTTCCAGTGGCTGATGCACTTCCTGTGGGCGGAGGGCGCGGCGCTGTACCCCGCGCAGACCCAGCTGGACTACAAGGAGAAGTGGGCCCCGCACGCCTGCCTCCCCGAGTACGTAGCCTTCGACGGCCCGGCGTCCATCGCCTCCTTCGCCCACATCTTCCGGGCCTGCAACGCCTTCTGA